In Sphingobacterium sp. SRCM116780, the genomic stretch TGACCGCGATGTGTGACGTATCATTCTTGCTTCTTTCATTCTTCGTAATGACATCAACGGCGAAACAACCGGAAGCATTTCCAGTAGATACGCCGTCATCTACGACGAAAGATAAATTACCAGACTCTAACGTTGGTATTATTACCATCGGTGATAAAGGTAAAGTATTCTTTGGCGCAACAGATCGTGATGTTCGGGTTAAAACTTTAGAGAAAATGTCTACTAGATATGGCGTTAAATTTTCTCAACAAGATTACGACCAATTTGCGTTGATGGAAAATGTCGGTACTCCAATGAAAGCGATTAAGCAAGTATTAGGGATGAAACCAAGTGAACGTCTTGCAAAAGGAGTTCAGAATGGTATTCCTGTAGATAGTACAGAGGCATTATCAAACGAATTATACCAATGGGTACAAACAGCGCGTTTAGCTGCAGCAGAAGTAAATAAGGAAAAGGAAGGCAACAAAGACTTTGTTGATCCAGGACCACTTAAAATTGCGATTAAAGCTGACGGAGCAGAAAAGTACCCTTCAATTAATGCGGTAATTGAAACATTACGTAACCAAAAACAAAATAAATTCAGTTTCATTACTGGTTTACGTGCTGAGGATAAATAATGTTGATTTAATAAATAGACATAAATGGCAGAATTAAATCAAGACAGTGGTAAGGGGGGTAAAGGCGGAAAAGTAAGATCAAAGAAAAACGGTGGTAAAGTCGATTTGACAGCCATGGTAGATCTAGCATTCTTATTGATTACTTTCTTCATGTTGACTACGTCTTTAAATAAACCACAAGCAATGGACGTTGCGATGCCTGATAAAAATAAAGTTAAAGATGAGCAATCTGAAGTACTAACAGCAGATAATCGTTCGGTAACAATTTTATTAGGATCTGACAATAAAGTTTCTTGGTATTATGGACAAATAAAAGCACCAATCGAAGGTCCTACAGTTACAGGATTCGGCGCTGATGGCTTACGTAAGGCTTTAATTGCGAAAAAAGCTTATGTACCACGTGTAGCTGGAGGAAAAGATGTAATCGTGATCATCAGACCTAGTGATATGTCTACTCAAAAAGATCTTGTTGATGTTCTTGATGAGATGAAAATTGTAGACATTAAACGCTATATGATTGCAAAAATTAGTCCTGAAGAAATAGATGTTTTAAAACGTGATAATATTTACAATGACTAATCAAGTCTTTATAAAATTCACGAAAATTATATAAAATATGATTGGGTCAAAATTAGATATTTTTAAAAAGGAATGGCTTGATGTCGTATTTCAAGGCAGAAACAAGGAGTATGGAGCTTACGAGCTTCGTAAGATTGCTCCTAAAGCAACGAATACTGGTTTATTGGTTGTTGTTATTGCAGTGGTACTGTTAAGTCTTCTTAAGTTATTTGGAGGGAAACTCTTTCCAAATAAACCTGTGGAAGCTCCTCCTGTTGTAACAGAAGTGACCTTAGAGGATTTAGAGGAAATTAAACCTCCTGAACCACCAGAAGAAGAGCCTCTTCCAATAGAAGAAGAAAAACCACAACAAGTTGCAATGGATATACCAAAAGAAGATTTGGTCCGTTTTCCAGAACCTAAAGTAGCTCCTGCTGCTCAGGTGAAAGAAGAAGTTGCAGCACAGGAAGAATTCAAAGATGATAAAAAGGCACCAGCTCGTATTACTTTAAAAGGTAGTGCTGCAGGTTCTTCGGTAGCAAGAGGTGAATTTGGTACTAAGAAACAAGATGGTGGTATTACTGGAACTTCTAAAGGTGATCCAAATGGTGATCCAAACGGGGATCAAATTTTCAATGCTGTAGAGGTGCAACCTCAACCCCCAGGTGGTATGGCTGCATTTATGAAATGGGTTGGAGAAGCGTATGACTATCCTTCAGCAGCTTTAGAAAATGGTATTAACGGTGTTGTTGAAGTTTCCTTTGTTGTTGAGAAAGATGGTAGTTTGACTGATATTAATGTGAAACGAGATCTTAAATATGGTACAGGAGATGCAGCTGTTAAGTTGTTGAAAAAAGCTAAAAAGTGGAAACCAGGTATTCAAAATGGTCGCCCCGTACGTGTGGCGTATACATTACCTATCCGCTTAAATACAATTAATCAGTAATTAGTGGCGAATTTTAATTCAAATACAAATTACAGACAGAAATCGCCTATAAAGCGATTTCTGTCTATTTTAGGACTATTTATGTTTGGCCTATATTTTGCACTAGGCTTATTGGTTATTTTTTGGAAGGATTTACCTTTAGAAATTAATCCAACATATAAAACGTTATTTGGTATAGTTCT encodes the following:
- a CDS encoding ExbD/TolR family protein; translation: MGKAKVKRASTSIDMTAMCDVSFLLLSFFVMTSTAKQPEAFPVDTPSSTTKDKLPDSNVGIITIGDKGKVFFGATDRDVRVKTLEKMSTRYGVKFSQQDYDQFALMENVGTPMKAIKQVLGMKPSERLAKGVQNGIPVDSTEALSNELYQWVQTARLAAAEVNKEKEGNKDFVDPGPLKIAIKADGAEKYPSINAVIETLRNQKQNKFSFITGLRAEDK
- a CDS encoding ExbD/TolR family protein encodes the protein MAELNQDSGKGGKGGKVRSKKNGGKVDLTAMVDLAFLLITFFMLTTSLNKPQAMDVAMPDKNKVKDEQSEVLTADNRSVTILLGSDNKVSWYYGQIKAPIEGPTVTGFGADGLRKALIAKKAYVPRVAGGKDVIVIIRPSDMSTQKDLVDVLDEMKIVDIKRYMIAKISPEEIDVLKRDNIYND
- a CDS encoding TonB family protein, with amino-acid sequence MIGSKLDIFKKEWLDVVFQGRNKEYGAYELRKIAPKATNTGLLVVVIAVVLLSLLKLFGGKLFPNKPVEAPPVVTEVTLEDLEEIKPPEPPEEEPLPIEEEKPQQVAMDIPKEDLVRFPEPKVAPAAQVKEEVAAQEEFKDDKKAPARITLKGSAAGSSVARGEFGTKKQDGGITGTSKGDPNGDPNGDQIFNAVEVQPQPPGGMAAFMKWVGEAYDYPSAALENGINGVVEVSFVVEKDGSLTDINVKRDLKYGTGDAAVKLLKKAKKWKPGIQNGRPVRVAYTLPIRLNTINQ